In Drosophila santomea strain STO CAGO 1482 chromosome 3L, Prin_Dsan_1.1, whole genome shotgun sequence, a single window of DNA contains:
- the LOC120450361 gene encoding uncharacterized protein LOC120450361 isoform X3, translating to MGCVFEAAKEQPHKPRSRQLRRNQCRGKAEKAAAGTKGKVSVRGNNDKPAEDIRTKDNHQQNHKTQTETQTQPEVAVAVAIEAGAETETESEAEAQRGAVTGPEHLKATAQVLLTIRQARQENNKHSSQVAETHKDEGEDALARQGSIVDTAATAAAARIGIDIAATTIQIAERHEDGQHWQQHNVRRRRRQPDPAADPASISKISAISLHFHALAALAKTLQKHEDLSPVQDRQPQAYRAWQGHPYAETQLPATMTAAIIANVGATAAATSAAAFQYLGQHYKHYSQSISFYAASSVLLMLCYLTTASTAAATQSETGALDKHPIFDESSSDKEILDLLLEKKRYDKRLLPPVNDEDFCCGLQSPDMATNQNARRPHNRGTLTVNVNVLLLSLASPDESSLKYEVEFLLNQQWNDPRLQYGNKSHYDFLNALHHHDSIWTPDTYFIMHGDFKDPIIPMHFALRIFRNGTITYAMRRHLILSCQGSLHIFPFDDPKCSFSMESISYEEAQIKYVWKNDEDTLRKSPSLTTLNAYLIKNQTTACDQNSWRGNYSCLQVELTFTRDRAYYFTTVFIPGIILVTSSFITFWLEWNAVPARVMIGVTTMLNFFTTSNGFRSTLPVVSNLTAMNVWDGVCMCFIYASLLEFVCVNYVGRKRPLHNVVYRPGENPVTQRLPAVLSRIGVILASPLASAAATPAMSMMGGATPMSSGTPAASSSVATPGTPRTTDPEEFFGGGMRWQEAHGGIIGAAVQNLRARSIKRKAARSPSTSTSPHPSGRPTEHIYEEPGGSTAGVTSTKVKFKDELREEQPEEPESSTKLRRSVATSTPALVVRIEAETDLEAEAQPNQDMEMTERQLSLPLKPPRRKASRSNSPASVYSDAFENVETTGEKRQNAGAPNEIVACTTCGGSNSPCTHSANNGCATETCFVQVRKKEPPHPIRVAKTIDVIARITFPTAYAIFLIFFFVHYKGFS from the exons ATGGGCTGCGTCTTTGAAGCGGCCAAAGAGCAGCCCCACAAACCGAGAAGCAGGCAACTGAGGCGCAACCAATGCcgtggaaaagcggaaaaagcagcagcgGGGACCAAAGGCAAGGTCTCTGTCAGAGGAAACAACGACAAGCCAGCTGAGGACATCAGAACCAAGGATAACCATCAACAAAACCATAAAACGCAAACcgaaacacaaacacaaccagaagtagcagtagcagtagcaatagaagcaggagcagaaacagaaactgaatcGGAGGCTGAGGCCCAGAGAGGAGCAGTAACCGGGCCCGAACATCTAAAAGCGACGGCTCAAGTGCTTTTAACGATACGGCAGGCACGTCAGGAGAACAACAAGCACAGTAGTCAAGTGGCTGAAACGCACAAGGACGAAGGCGAGGACGCGTTGGCGCGGCAAGGATCCATTGTCGATACagcggcgacggcggcggcggccagaATCGGAATCGATATTGCGGCAACAACGATTCAAATCGCCGAGCGGCATGAGGATGGGCAGCATTGGCAGCAACACAATGTCCGACGGCGGAGGCGCCAGCCAGATCCTGCAGCGGATCCTGCGAGCATCTCCAAAATTTCGGCAATATCCCTGCATTTTCACGCCCTCGCCGCCCTAGCGAAAACGCTGCAGAAGCACGAGGACTTAAGTCCTGTCCAGGATCGCCAGCCCCAAGCGTACCGGGCGTGGCAAGGACATCCCTATGCCGAGACCCAACTGCCCGCCACCATGACAGCGGCCATCATTGCGAACGTCGGCGCCACGGCAGCGGCCACCTCGGCGGCAGCCTTCCAGTATCTCGGCCAGCACTACAAGCACTACAGCCAGTCGATCAGCTTCTACGCAGCCTCCAGCGTCCTCCTGATGCTCTGCTATCTGACCACCGCGTCCACGGCAGCTGCCACGCAGTCGGAGACGGGTGCCCTCGACAAGCATCCCAT ATTTGATGAGTCCAGTTCGGATAAGGAAATATTAGATTTACTGCTCGAGAAGAAGCGCTACGATAAACGATTACTGCCGCCTGTAAATG ATGAAGACTTTTGCTGTGGTTTGCAATCGCCCGATATGGCAACTAATCAAAATGCACGGAGACCACACAATCGCG GCACTCTGACGGTGAACGTGAACGTGCTGCTCCTGAGCTTAGCATCGCCCGATGAAAGCAGTTTG AAATACGAGGTTGAATTTCTGCTGAACCAGCAATGGAACGATCCGCGACTGCAATATGGCAATAAGTCTCATTATGACTTCTTAAATGCTCTGCATCATCATGATAGCATCTGGACGCCGGATACGTATTTCATTATGCATGGCGATTTCAAGGATCCCATCATACCAATGCATTTCGCTTTAAGAATATTTCGGAACGGGACCATTACGTACGCAATGAG ACGTCACCTGATATTATCCTGCCAGGGAAGTCTTCATATATTTCCATTCGATGACCCCAAGTGTTCCTTCTCCATGGAGAGCA TTTCCTACGAGGAGGCCCAAATCAAGTACGTCTGGAAAAACGACGAAGATACCCTGCGAAAGAGTCCATCGCTGACCACTTTGAACGCGTACTTAATCAAGAATCAAACGACGGCCTGCGATCAGAACAGCTGGAGAG GTAATTACAGTTGCCTACAGGTCGAGTTGACATTTACCCGTGATCGTGCGTATTATTTTACAACCGTTTTCATACCTGGCATTATATTGGTCACCTCGTCGTTTATCACATTTTGGCTGGAATGGAATGCAGTCCCAGCCCGTGTTATGATCG GCGTGACAACAATGCTGAATTTCTTCACTACCTCGAACGGTTTCCGGAGTACTTTGCCGGTTGTTTCTAATTTGACGGCGATGAACGTTTGGGACGGCGTGTGTATGTGCTTCATTTACGCCTCCTTGCTGGAATTCGTCTGCGTCAATTATGTGGGGCGAAAGCGACCCCTGCACAACGTCGTCTATCGGCCTGGCGAGAATCCCGTAACACAg CGTCTTCCAGCAGTACTAAGCAGGATCGGAGTAATTCTTGCAAGTCCTTTG GCAAGCGCCGCTGCCACGCCGGCTATGTCGATGAtgggcggtgccacgcccatgTCCAGTGGCACCCCGGCCGCCTCCTCCTCGGTGGCGACGCCTGGAACCCCAAGGACCACCGATCCGGAAGAGTTCTTCGGCGGCGGAATGCGCTGGCAGGAGGCCCATGGCGGAATCATTGGAGCTGCTGTCCAGAATTTGAGGGCACGTTCGATAAAACGGAAAGCGGCCAGAAGTccatccacttccacatcGCCTCATCCCAGTGGTCGACCCACTGAGCATATCTACGAAGAGCCCGGTGGATCCACAGCCGGCGTTACAAGTACCAAAGTCAAGTTCAAGGACGAGCTGAGGGAGGAGCAACCGGAGGAGCCGGAGTCCAGCACCAAACTGCGCCGATCGGTGGCCACCAGTACACCGGCTTTGGTTGTAAGGATCGAGGCCGAGACCGATCTGGAGGCGGAAGCCCAGCCCAACCAGGATATGGAAATGACAGAACGTCAGTTGTCCTTGCCGCTGAAACCGCCGCGCAGGAAGGCCTCACGTTCCAATTCACCAGCCTCGGTTTACAGCGATGCATTCGAGAATGTGGAAACTACA
- the LOC120450361 gene encoding uncharacterized protein LOC120450361 isoform X6 yields MGCVFEAAKEQPHKPRSRQLRRNQCRGKAEKAAAGTKGKVSVRGNNDKPAEDIRTKDNHQQNHKTQTETQTQPEVAVAVAIEAGAETETESEAEAQRGAVTGPEHLKATAQVLLTIRQARQENNKHSSQVAETHKDEGEDALARQGSIVDTAATAAAARIGIDIAATTIQIAERHEDGQHWQQHNVRRRRRQPDPAADPASISKISAISLHFHALAALAKTLQKHEDLSPVQDRQPQAYRAWQGHPYAETQLPATMTAAIIANVGATAAATSAAAFQYLGQHYKHYSQSISFYAASSVLLMLCYLTTASTAAATQSETGALDKHPIHGIDWSKFDESSSDKEILDLLLEKKRYDKRLLPPVNGTLTVNVNVLLLSLASPDESSLKYEVEFLLNQQWNDPRLQYGNKSHYDFLNALHHHDSIWTPDTYFIMHGDFKDPIIPMHFALRIFRNGTITYAMRRHLILSCQGSLHIFPFDDPKCSFSMESISYEEAQIKYVWKNDEDTLRKSPSLTTLNAYLIKNQTTACDQNSWRGNYSCLQVELTFTRDRAYYFTTVFIPGIILVTSSFITFWLEWNAVPARVMIGVTTMLNFFTTSNGFRSTLPVVSNLTAMNVWDGVCMCFIYASLLEFVCVNYVGRKRPLHNVVYRPGENPVTQRLPAVLSRIGVILASPLASAAATPAMSMMGGATPMSSGTPAASSSVATPGTPRTTDPEEFFGGGMRWQEAHGGIIGAAVQNLRARSIKRKAARSPSTSTSPHPSGRPTEHIYEEPGGSTAGVTSTKVKFKDELREEQPEEPESSTKLRRSVATSTPALVVRIEAETDLEAEAQPNQDMEMTERQLSLPLKPPRRKASRSNSPASVYSDAFENVETTGEKRQNAGAPNEIVACTTCGGSNSPCTHSANNGCATETCFVQVRKKEPPHPIRVAKTIDVIARITFPTAYAIFLIFFFVHYKGFS; encoded by the exons ATGGGCTGCGTCTTTGAAGCGGCCAAAGAGCAGCCCCACAAACCGAGAAGCAGGCAACTGAGGCGCAACCAATGCcgtggaaaagcggaaaaagcagcagcgGGGACCAAAGGCAAGGTCTCTGTCAGAGGAAACAACGACAAGCCAGCTGAGGACATCAGAACCAAGGATAACCATCAACAAAACCATAAAACGCAAACcgaaacacaaacacaaccagaagtagcagtagcagtagcaatagaagcaggagcagaaacagaaactgaatcGGAGGCTGAGGCCCAGAGAGGAGCAGTAACCGGGCCCGAACATCTAAAAGCGACGGCTCAAGTGCTTTTAACGATACGGCAGGCACGTCAGGAGAACAACAAGCACAGTAGTCAAGTGGCTGAAACGCACAAGGACGAAGGCGAGGACGCGTTGGCGCGGCAAGGATCCATTGTCGATACagcggcgacggcggcggcggccagaATCGGAATCGATATTGCGGCAACAACGATTCAAATCGCCGAGCGGCATGAGGATGGGCAGCATTGGCAGCAACACAATGTCCGACGGCGGAGGCGCCAGCCAGATCCTGCAGCGGATCCTGCGAGCATCTCCAAAATTTCGGCAATATCCCTGCATTTTCACGCCCTCGCCGCCCTAGCGAAAACGCTGCAGAAGCACGAGGACTTAAGTCCTGTCCAGGATCGCCAGCCCCAAGCGTACCGGGCGTGGCAAGGACATCCCTATGCCGAGACCCAACTGCCCGCCACCATGACAGCGGCCATCATTGCGAACGTCGGCGCCACGGCAGCGGCCACCTCGGCGGCAGCCTTCCAGTATCTCGGCCAGCACTACAAGCACTACAGCCAGTCGATCAGCTTCTACGCAGCCTCCAGCGTCCTCCTGATGCTCTGCTATCTGACCACCGCGTCCACGGCAGCTGCCACGCAGTCGGAGACGGGTGCCCTCGACAAGCATCCCAT TCATGGCATCGATTGGTCGAA ATTTGATGAGTCCAGTTCGGATAAGGAAATATTAGATTTACTGCTCGAGAAGAAGCGCTACGATAAACGATTACTGCCGCCTGTAAATG GCACTCTGACGGTGAACGTGAACGTGCTGCTCCTGAGCTTAGCATCGCCCGATGAAAGCAGTTTG AAATACGAGGTTGAATTTCTGCTGAACCAGCAATGGAACGATCCGCGACTGCAATATGGCAATAAGTCTCATTATGACTTCTTAAATGCTCTGCATCATCATGATAGCATCTGGACGCCGGATACGTATTTCATTATGCATGGCGATTTCAAGGATCCCATCATACCAATGCATTTCGCTTTAAGAATATTTCGGAACGGGACCATTACGTACGCAATGAG ACGTCACCTGATATTATCCTGCCAGGGAAGTCTTCATATATTTCCATTCGATGACCCCAAGTGTTCCTTCTCCATGGAGAGCA TTTCCTACGAGGAGGCCCAAATCAAGTACGTCTGGAAAAACGACGAAGATACCCTGCGAAAGAGTCCATCGCTGACCACTTTGAACGCGTACTTAATCAAGAATCAAACGACGGCCTGCGATCAGAACAGCTGGAGAG GTAATTACAGTTGCCTACAGGTCGAGTTGACATTTACCCGTGATCGTGCGTATTATTTTACAACCGTTTTCATACCTGGCATTATATTGGTCACCTCGTCGTTTATCACATTTTGGCTGGAATGGAATGCAGTCCCAGCCCGTGTTATGATCG GCGTGACAACAATGCTGAATTTCTTCACTACCTCGAACGGTTTCCGGAGTACTTTGCCGGTTGTTTCTAATTTGACGGCGATGAACGTTTGGGACGGCGTGTGTATGTGCTTCATTTACGCCTCCTTGCTGGAATTCGTCTGCGTCAATTATGTGGGGCGAAAGCGACCCCTGCACAACGTCGTCTATCGGCCTGGCGAGAATCCCGTAACACAg CGTCTTCCAGCAGTACTAAGCAGGATCGGAGTAATTCTTGCAAGTCCTTTG GCAAGCGCCGCTGCCACGCCGGCTATGTCGATGAtgggcggtgccacgcccatgTCCAGTGGCACCCCGGCCGCCTCCTCCTCGGTGGCGACGCCTGGAACCCCAAGGACCACCGATCCGGAAGAGTTCTTCGGCGGCGGAATGCGCTGGCAGGAGGCCCATGGCGGAATCATTGGAGCTGCTGTCCAGAATTTGAGGGCACGTTCGATAAAACGGAAAGCGGCCAGAAGTccatccacttccacatcGCCTCATCCCAGTGGTCGACCCACTGAGCATATCTACGAAGAGCCCGGTGGATCCACAGCCGGCGTTACAAGTACCAAAGTCAAGTTCAAGGACGAGCTGAGGGAGGAGCAACCGGAGGAGCCGGAGTCCAGCACCAAACTGCGCCGATCGGTGGCCACCAGTACACCGGCTTTGGTTGTAAGGATCGAGGCCGAGACCGATCTGGAGGCGGAAGCCCAGCCCAACCAGGATATGGAAATGACAGAACGTCAGTTGTCCTTGCCGCTGAAACCGCCGCGCAGGAAGGCCTCACGTTCCAATTCACCAGCCTCGGTTTACAGCGATGCATTCGAGAATGTGGAAACTACA
- the LOC120450361 gene encoding uncharacterized protein LOC120450361 isoform X8, producing the protein MGCVFEAAKEQPHKPRSRQLRRNQCRGKAEKAAAGTKGKVSVRGNNDKPAEDIRTKDNHQQNHKTQTETQTQPEVAVAVAIEAGAETETESEAEAQRGAVTGPEHLKATAQVLLTIRQARQENNKHSSQVAETHKDEGEDALARQGSIVDTAATAAAARIGIDIAATTIQIAERHEDGQHWQQHNVRRRRRQPDPAADPASISKISAISLHFHALAALAKTLQKHEDLSPVQDRQPQAYRAWQGHPYAETQLPATMTAAIIANVGATAAATSAAAFQYLGQHYKHYSQSISFYAASSVLLMLCYLTTASTAAATQSETGALDKHPIFDESSSDKEILDLLLEKKRYDKRLLPPVNGTLTVNVNVLLLSLASPDESSLKYEVEFLLNQQWNDPRLQYGNKSHYDFLNALHHHDSIWTPDTYFIMHGDFKDPIIPMHFALRIFRNGTITYAMRRHLILSCQGSLHIFPFDDPKCSFSMESISYEEAQIKYVWKNDEDTLRKSPSLTTLNAYLIKNQTTACDQNSWRGNYSCLQVELTFTRDRAYYFTTVFIPGIILVTSSFITFWLEWNAVPARVMIGVTTMLNFFTTSNGFRSTLPVVSNLTAMNVWDGVCMCFIYASLLEFVCVNYVGRKRPLHNVVYRPGENPVTQRLPAVLSRIGVILASPLASAAATPAMSMMGGATPMSSGTPAASSSVATPGTPRTTDPEEFFGGGMRWQEAHGGIIGAAVQNLRARSIKRKAARSPSTSTSPHPSGRPTEHIYEEPGGSTAGVTSTKVKFKDELREEQPEEPESSTKLRRSVATSTPALVVRIEAETDLEAEAQPNQDMEMTERQLSLPLKPPRRKASRSNSPASVYSDAFENVETTGEKRQNAGAPNEIVACTTCGGSNSPCTHSANNGCATETCFVQVRKKEPPHPIRVAKTIDVIARITFPTAYAIFLIFFFVHYKGFS; encoded by the exons ATGGGCTGCGTCTTTGAAGCGGCCAAAGAGCAGCCCCACAAACCGAGAAGCAGGCAACTGAGGCGCAACCAATGCcgtggaaaagcggaaaaagcagcagcgGGGACCAAAGGCAAGGTCTCTGTCAGAGGAAACAACGACAAGCCAGCTGAGGACATCAGAACCAAGGATAACCATCAACAAAACCATAAAACGCAAACcgaaacacaaacacaaccagaagtagcagtagcagtagcaatagaagcaggagcagaaacagaaactgaatcGGAGGCTGAGGCCCAGAGAGGAGCAGTAACCGGGCCCGAACATCTAAAAGCGACGGCTCAAGTGCTTTTAACGATACGGCAGGCACGTCAGGAGAACAACAAGCACAGTAGTCAAGTGGCTGAAACGCACAAGGACGAAGGCGAGGACGCGTTGGCGCGGCAAGGATCCATTGTCGATACagcggcgacggcggcggcggccagaATCGGAATCGATATTGCGGCAACAACGATTCAAATCGCCGAGCGGCATGAGGATGGGCAGCATTGGCAGCAACACAATGTCCGACGGCGGAGGCGCCAGCCAGATCCTGCAGCGGATCCTGCGAGCATCTCCAAAATTTCGGCAATATCCCTGCATTTTCACGCCCTCGCCGCCCTAGCGAAAACGCTGCAGAAGCACGAGGACTTAAGTCCTGTCCAGGATCGCCAGCCCCAAGCGTACCGGGCGTGGCAAGGACATCCCTATGCCGAGACCCAACTGCCCGCCACCATGACAGCGGCCATCATTGCGAACGTCGGCGCCACGGCAGCGGCCACCTCGGCGGCAGCCTTCCAGTATCTCGGCCAGCACTACAAGCACTACAGCCAGTCGATCAGCTTCTACGCAGCCTCCAGCGTCCTCCTGATGCTCTGCTATCTGACCACCGCGTCCACGGCAGCTGCCACGCAGTCGGAGACGGGTGCCCTCGACAAGCATCCCAT ATTTGATGAGTCCAGTTCGGATAAGGAAATATTAGATTTACTGCTCGAGAAGAAGCGCTACGATAAACGATTACTGCCGCCTGTAAATG GCACTCTGACGGTGAACGTGAACGTGCTGCTCCTGAGCTTAGCATCGCCCGATGAAAGCAGTTTG AAATACGAGGTTGAATTTCTGCTGAACCAGCAATGGAACGATCCGCGACTGCAATATGGCAATAAGTCTCATTATGACTTCTTAAATGCTCTGCATCATCATGATAGCATCTGGACGCCGGATACGTATTTCATTATGCATGGCGATTTCAAGGATCCCATCATACCAATGCATTTCGCTTTAAGAATATTTCGGAACGGGACCATTACGTACGCAATGAG ACGTCACCTGATATTATCCTGCCAGGGAAGTCTTCATATATTTCCATTCGATGACCCCAAGTGTTCCTTCTCCATGGAGAGCA TTTCCTACGAGGAGGCCCAAATCAAGTACGTCTGGAAAAACGACGAAGATACCCTGCGAAAGAGTCCATCGCTGACCACTTTGAACGCGTACTTAATCAAGAATCAAACGACGGCCTGCGATCAGAACAGCTGGAGAG GTAATTACAGTTGCCTACAGGTCGAGTTGACATTTACCCGTGATCGTGCGTATTATTTTACAACCGTTTTCATACCTGGCATTATATTGGTCACCTCGTCGTTTATCACATTTTGGCTGGAATGGAATGCAGTCCCAGCCCGTGTTATGATCG GCGTGACAACAATGCTGAATTTCTTCACTACCTCGAACGGTTTCCGGAGTACTTTGCCGGTTGTTTCTAATTTGACGGCGATGAACGTTTGGGACGGCGTGTGTATGTGCTTCATTTACGCCTCCTTGCTGGAATTCGTCTGCGTCAATTATGTGGGGCGAAAGCGACCCCTGCACAACGTCGTCTATCGGCCTGGCGAGAATCCCGTAACACAg CGTCTTCCAGCAGTACTAAGCAGGATCGGAGTAATTCTTGCAAGTCCTTTG GCAAGCGCCGCTGCCACGCCGGCTATGTCGATGAtgggcggtgccacgcccatgTCCAGTGGCACCCCGGCCGCCTCCTCCTCGGTGGCGACGCCTGGAACCCCAAGGACCACCGATCCGGAAGAGTTCTTCGGCGGCGGAATGCGCTGGCAGGAGGCCCATGGCGGAATCATTGGAGCTGCTGTCCAGAATTTGAGGGCACGTTCGATAAAACGGAAAGCGGCCAGAAGTccatccacttccacatcGCCTCATCCCAGTGGTCGACCCACTGAGCATATCTACGAAGAGCCCGGTGGATCCACAGCCGGCGTTACAAGTACCAAAGTCAAGTTCAAGGACGAGCTGAGGGAGGAGCAACCGGAGGAGCCGGAGTCCAGCACCAAACTGCGCCGATCGGTGGCCACCAGTACACCGGCTTTGGTTGTAAGGATCGAGGCCGAGACCGATCTGGAGGCGGAAGCCCAGCCCAACCAGGATATGGAAATGACAGAACGTCAGTTGTCCTTGCCGCTGAAACCGCCGCGCAGGAAGGCCTCACGTTCCAATTCACCAGCCTCGGTTTACAGCGATGCATTCGAGAATGTGGAAACTACA
- the LOC120450361 gene encoding uncharacterized protein LOC120450361 isoform X5 — protein sequence MGCVFEAAKEQPHKPRSRQLRRNQCRGKAEKAAAGTKGKVSVRGNNDKPAEDIRTKDNHQQNHKTQTETQTQPEVAVAVAIEAGAETETESEAEAQRGAVTGPEHLKATAQVLLTIRQARQENNKHSSQVAETHKDEGEDALARQGSIVDTAATAAAARIGIDIAATTIQIAERHEDGQHWQQHNVRRRRRQPDPAADPASISKISAISLHFHALAALAKTLQKHEDLSPVQDRQPQAYRAWQGHPYAETQLPATMTAAIIANVGATAAATSAAAFQYLGQHYKHYSQSISFYAASSVLLMLCYLTTASTAAATQSETGALDKHPIFDESSSDKEILDLLLEKKRYDKRLLPPVNDEDFCCGLQSPDMATNQNARRPHNRGTLTVNVNVLLLSLASPDESSLKYEVEFLLNQQWNDPRLQYGNKSHYDFLNALHHHDSIWTPDTYFIMHGDFKDPIIPMHFALRIFRNGTITYAMRRHLILSCQGSLHIFPFDDPKCSFSMESISYEEAQIKYVWKNDEDTLRKSPSLTTLNAYLIKNQTTACDQNSWRGNYSCLQVELTFTRDRAYYFTTVFIPGIILVTSSFITFWLEWNAVPARVMIGVTTMLNFFTTSNGFRSTLPVVSNLTAMNVWDGVCMCFIYASLLEFVCVNYVGRKRPLHNVVYRPGENPVTQASAAATPAMSMMGGATPMSSGTPAASSSVATPGTPRTTDPEEFFGGGMRWQEAHGGIIGAAVQNLRARSIKRKAARSPSTSTSPHPSGRPTEHIYEEPGGSTAGVTSTKVKFKDELREEQPEEPESSTKLRRSVATSTPALVVRIEAETDLEAEAQPNQDMEMTERQLSLPLKPPRRKASRSNSPASVYSDAFENVETTGEKRQNAGAPNEIVACTTCGGSNSPCTHSANNGCATETCFVQVRKKEPPHPIRVAKTIDVIARITFPTAYAIFLIFFFVHYKGFS from the exons ATGGGCTGCGTCTTTGAAGCGGCCAAAGAGCAGCCCCACAAACCGAGAAGCAGGCAACTGAGGCGCAACCAATGCcgtggaaaagcggaaaaagcagcagcgGGGACCAAAGGCAAGGTCTCTGTCAGAGGAAACAACGACAAGCCAGCTGAGGACATCAGAACCAAGGATAACCATCAACAAAACCATAAAACGCAAACcgaaacacaaacacaaccagaagtagcagtagcagtagcaatagaagcaggagcagaaacagaaactgaatcGGAGGCTGAGGCCCAGAGAGGAGCAGTAACCGGGCCCGAACATCTAAAAGCGACGGCTCAAGTGCTTTTAACGATACGGCAGGCACGTCAGGAGAACAACAAGCACAGTAGTCAAGTGGCTGAAACGCACAAGGACGAAGGCGAGGACGCGTTGGCGCGGCAAGGATCCATTGTCGATACagcggcgacggcggcggcggccagaATCGGAATCGATATTGCGGCAACAACGATTCAAATCGCCGAGCGGCATGAGGATGGGCAGCATTGGCAGCAACACAATGTCCGACGGCGGAGGCGCCAGCCAGATCCTGCAGCGGATCCTGCGAGCATCTCCAAAATTTCGGCAATATCCCTGCATTTTCACGCCCTCGCCGCCCTAGCGAAAACGCTGCAGAAGCACGAGGACTTAAGTCCTGTCCAGGATCGCCAGCCCCAAGCGTACCGGGCGTGGCAAGGACATCCCTATGCCGAGACCCAACTGCCCGCCACCATGACAGCGGCCATCATTGCGAACGTCGGCGCCACGGCAGCGGCCACCTCGGCGGCAGCCTTCCAGTATCTCGGCCAGCACTACAAGCACTACAGCCAGTCGATCAGCTTCTACGCAGCCTCCAGCGTCCTCCTGATGCTCTGCTATCTGACCACCGCGTCCACGGCAGCTGCCACGCAGTCGGAGACGGGTGCCCTCGACAAGCATCCCAT ATTTGATGAGTCCAGTTCGGATAAGGAAATATTAGATTTACTGCTCGAGAAGAAGCGCTACGATAAACGATTACTGCCGCCTGTAAATG ATGAAGACTTTTGCTGTGGTTTGCAATCGCCCGATATGGCAACTAATCAAAATGCACGGAGACCACACAATCGCG GCACTCTGACGGTGAACGTGAACGTGCTGCTCCTGAGCTTAGCATCGCCCGATGAAAGCAGTTTG AAATACGAGGTTGAATTTCTGCTGAACCAGCAATGGAACGATCCGCGACTGCAATATGGCAATAAGTCTCATTATGACTTCTTAAATGCTCTGCATCATCATGATAGCATCTGGACGCCGGATACGTATTTCATTATGCATGGCGATTTCAAGGATCCCATCATACCAATGCATTTCGCTTTAAGAATATTTCGGAACGGGACCATTACGTACGCAATGAG ACGTCACCTGATATTATCCTGCCAGGGAAGTCTTCATATATTTCCATTCGATGACCCCAAGTGTTCCTTCTCCATGGAGAGCA TTTCCTACGAGGAGGCCCAAATCAAGTACGTCTGGAAAAACGACGAAGATACCCTGCGAAAGAGTCCATCGCTGACCACTTTGAACGCGTACTTAATCAAGAATCAAACGACGGCCTGCGATCAGAACAGCTGGAGAG GTAATTACAGTTGCCTACAGGTCGAGTTGACATTTACCCGTGATCGTGCGTATTATTTTACAACCGTTTTCATACCTGGCATTATATTGGTCACCTCGTCGTTTATCACATTTTGGCTGGAATGGAATGCAGTCCCAGCCCGTGTTATGATCG GCGTGACAACAATGCTGAATTTCTTCACTACCTCGAACGGTTTCCGGAGTACTTTGCCGGTTGTTTCTAATTTGACGGCGATGAACGTTTGGGACGGCGTGTGTATGTGCTTCATTTACGCCTCCTTGCTGGAATTCGTCTGCGTCAATTATGTGGGGCGAAAGCGACCCCTGCACAACGTCGTCTATCGGCCTGGCGAGAATCCCGTAACACAg GCAAGCGCCGCTGCCACGCCGGCTATGTCGATGAtgggcggtgccacgcccatgTCCAGTGGCACCCCGGCCGCCTCCTCCTCGGTGGCGACGCCTGGAACCCCAAGGACCACCGATCCGGAAGAGTTCTTCGGCGGCGGAATGCGCTGGCAGGAGGCCCATGGCGGAATCATTGGAGCTGCTGTCCAGAATTTGAGGGCACGTTCGATAAAACGGAAAGCGGCCAGAAGTccatccacttccacatcGCCTCATCCCAGTGGTCGACCCACTGAGCATATCTACGAAGAGCCCGGTGGATCCACAGCCGGCGTTACAAGTACCAAAGTCAAGTTCAAGGACGAGCTGAGGGAGGAGCAACCGGAGGAGCCGGAGTCCAGCACCAAACTGCGCCGATCGGTGGCCACCAGTACACCGGCTTTGGTTGTAAGGATCGAGGCCGAGACCGATCTGGAGGCGGAAGCCCAGCCCAACCAGGATATGGAAATGACAGAACGTCAGTTGTCCTTGCCGCTGAAACCGCCGCGCAGGAAGGCCTCACGTTCCAATTCACCAGCCTCGGTTTACAGCGATGCATTCGAGAATGTGGAAACTACA